GCTGTAGTACAATCAAGAAACGGAAGAGGGCAAACAGACACCCTGCATGTAGCTCCCCTTCAGGATCAGGGATGAATATCACACAGGACCAGCATGTTCTCAATGTTACCCATCAATCAATATGGATTCTTCTTTATTCAATTCCTTTCATTCTctcttgtcttttctctctctttctacttttCTCACTTTCTTGCTTGGCCTTTCTctgtcacaccccttgactttttggacattttgttgtgttacagcctgaatttaaaatagattaaattgagattttgtgttactggccccagacacaatacctcataatgtcaaagtggattatgtttttagaaatgtttacaaattaataaaacatttaaagcattcaacccatttgttatagcatgcctaaataagttcaggacaaaacatttgcttaacaagtcacataataagttgcatggactcactttgtgatTTTTGAATgcctacctaatctctgtaccccacacatacaattatctgtaaggtccctcagtcgagcagttcatttcaaacacagattcaaccacaaagaccagggaggttttccaatgcctcacaaataaTTGTTAGACgggtaaaaaaaacagacattgaatatccctttgagtatggtgaagttattaattacaccaaggattgtgtatcaatacacccagtcactgcaaagatacaggtgtccttcctaacttagttgctggagaagaaggaaatccctcagggatttcaccatgaggccaatggtgactttaaaacagttacagagtttaatggctgtgataggagaaaactgacattgtagttactccataatactaaccaaaatgacagagtgaaaaaaaggaagcatgtacagaataaaaatattccaagagTACCTctcttcatactataaaaaaattatattcagatgttgtacaatccaggtgtgcaaagctcttagagacctacccagaaagactcaaaaatgtaatcgctgccaatggtgattctaatatgtattgactcaggggtgtggaaAACCTATGTACATTCAGAGGTGAaattagcatgtaaatcttggtggggcaaaagaaaaagaagtgggatgcatgccagcaaagccactacacaacactaaacaatacattaattgcactataacggtgacaaacagtgcccacaaactgttagtgcctacataaagctgtcccaacagcagtcccaacatcttaccactgatacaactggctatcagcggagccttgtctggcagcgaaacagttcattcagcttcATTTACAAGGCATATAacctatggcataaggggacgacaagcggattagaggcaatctgtaattttgattaagacattaatgagagagCTAGGACGAATGTAacgttagtcaatataactatttgtttagcacttttgaaatgtacagcaacataattcagaacatgggccattcttacagtgttcttccTGTacactaagtcagaaccgtaggattaacaaagggggcatataagcagacaatgaaagctcttacaatattcgatgattatatttctctgaaacaggttataggctacagtagaacagtcagagcagtaggctaaattaagaatggtaaatagaccaaattattaggttgAAGCACACGGGCTACGAACattttactacacaacatacacttagctacagtatacatatctccctagcATATTGCATCAtgcatgcagcagcatacaatacatttttggactcactatgctcacttaaacaggaaggtggcacggtggTCCTTCGTTGGCaagttttgtcatcaaagtctggcattctctggatttatggtgctttcatcGGAGGCCAGATTTACCATTCCGAATTGGaggaccgttcaaaatgtattttcccagtcggaactCATTTATtgccgacttcccagttgtcttgaactcactgaagtgaAGTGAAGTTTTCGTAGTtccaagttaacagttgttttgagcgcagcacaaataatgcttcattgacagcatgtccaatgttgaatgtttatcgttttaaacttggaaaagagacccttaatcccagatttgggaccacacagccactgtcactgattccttccaaaccactcgttgaatttgcgatttccaacttgttttgtataatgtttatgtgcaatggccaatgagcaccaatacatatctataatttctcttcattatttctcttcacatgacaaagattaaaaaggatttaccagtggattgttgacttgattcatgatgatgactgctagctaagattgtcaaagtatgatgttgacatgatcagtccaatcaatgctactgtacatataatgtgatttgacgtcattttatctgtggccaatgaccttgagccttcttggatgggcacttctaatgtaacacCCAAAGGGCTAGTATTTTCAAGGTGTCCTCTTACACTTGGCAGTGACATAAAGTCCCCATGAGTGAccgaacactgagccaatcacggcgcaacgctaaatattttctgctggcttgcccaccaccacagaaagcactgagctactgtaggctgaaacacctgcattttgtagctgccttactcaagaaaacaaaaaagagaccatgtttgtatgcggctatATTAACTCCacgatatatattattttttacattgtttgcaaactgatatgtgacacgtattaatgccaaaataacatgcacaattaaaaacatttctaaaaacatgttttcattttgtcattatggggtattgtgtatagattggtgagatacaaatatatatttaatccgttttgagttcatgctgtaacacaacaaaatgtggaataagtcaagaggtatgaataccttctgaaggcactgtatatactgtatatttgaatCTATGAGCTCTGCTTATTTTAATCCatgtgctctgctctgctgtatgtgtgtgtgtatgtgtgtgtgtttctgttctgcTGACTTTGCCCTATGGCGACAGAGCTGTCagtctgactttgctgataggataagagaggggggaggaaagatgagaggaggggcagaggggAAAAACACCAACATGCACAGTGCGGGCTCTACTGCCCTAGCAGCAGGTACCACAGCCAGATATGCAGACTTCAGCAAACTAAGGGTGTATTCCATTCCTTTGGGGGTCAGGGGTTACTACTGTGGAAGGGAAAGAGCCTGAGTAATGAACTACCCTGGGCAGTGAGCCCTGTAAATGGAGGGAGCACACATTTCTTTCATTCAGAACTGCCAGTAAATGGGCTCCATTCACCCAGCTGTAGTTGATGGACTGCAAGCAATGACAGTAGGGGCCTTATATATTGATATGTTGATGCCACTTGATGTGTACCCTGCTGTGAGTGTGGTCTTTTCAGTCAAATGTTATCTCTGACATTTAGGTGACATTCTAGATCCTCTAggtatggctgtgtgtgtagcGGTAATGAAGAGACAACAAGCTTCAAGGAGAGAGCTGAAAGGACTGTTTCTATTCAACAAAGGCAAAGAGGCTACAGCATCCATTAcagatctttttttattttattatttttaatacattcaggaggtaaactgaaattccagttGCCTTTTCTCCATTACAGTTACTGTTGCCAGGTCATAAAGCAGCTAGTGATTCTGANATTTTTAATACATTCAGGAggtaaactgaaattccagttGCCTTTTCTCCATTACAGTTACTGTTGCCAGGTCATAAAGCAGCTAGTGATTCTGACCTCATGGACATAACATTACAGAAACAGTTTCTTCTTTTTCGCTCCTCTTTCAGACATGACCAGACATGCCTCCACTGACTCCACCCCTAGTGACAGTGGCTCCACCCCTAGTGACAGCGGCTCTAGTCCCTCCCCCAGCACCCCTCAGAAGCTGCTCCCATCATGCACCTCTCCTTTTGGGCCGCGGCTGGTCCGGGCCACGCCCAGCTCCTCCGCGACCCCGCGACCCCAGCCTGAAGGTTCCGACCGTCGCCACAGTAACACGATCCGGCTTAGCGGAACGTTTGGAGGTCACGGACCCTGTGGACGCCGCAGCGGACCCGTGAAGATGGAGAgaatcaaggtgtgtgtgtgtatgtttaccaatgttctcctcttctctttatgTTTTTCCAATGTTCATCCAATGTTCTCATTATGTTCTCCAGGTCCTGATGGGCTCAGAGGTGGAGAGTGACTACAAGGAGCCAGAGAACATGGACACACGGGTGGTGATGGGCCAGGAGGCCCTGCTCAAGACCAAGAAGACCCTGACAGGGAAGTGCCCTTGCGTGCAGAGCAGCCAGGTGATACCCCTGCCCGGAGGCCAAGTCTTGGAGATCCCTAACCATCCCTCAGAACCACAGGCCGAGTCTGGGGAAAAGGCCCAACTGGACACAGGGCAGGAGAGAGACAATTCACCTCTGACCCCAAAGATGGAGCAAGAGCAGGAGAGAATCCCTGTCCTGCCCATtagccctctcctcacccctctcctaaCCCCCCTCAtccctgcctcccctccctcctcagagCCAGTCACAGTGGATGTTAGTTTGACGGGCAGCTTAAGCCCTTTGGAGGCAGGGCTGTCTCCCTATGGTGAAATGCCTTTTGTATGTGCCATGTATGCCATGCCCTCCCTGTCCGAGCCAGCCTATCCCCCTGCTATCCTATCCTTCACTGAGCCGGCCTATGCCGTGAACCCTCTGAGAGTGGGTGTTCCCTCGTCCCTGGATCCTGACCTGTACTACACCgccccctccacccccatcaAGATGGCTGCTCGCCCCTTACACCTCAAACARCGCTCTTACCCRGGCTCRCCAGCCTCTCCCCTCTCACKAAACTCCCCCTCYGACAGRGAGGACCTGTGCTCCCCRCTCACRTCCCCCTCTGGCTCCTACGTCACGGCSGAGGGYGGCAGCTGGACCTCTTCCACCTCCCCCTGCACCTCCCCCAARCTMCTCCTGGCAGAGGAGGTGCAGGAGGCACCTGCATGCTTTGTCAGCTCGCTGTCRGAAATCGGAGACGAYGTGGGYGAGGATAGGGGAGCAGTaggggagagggcagaggagaagggaggaggagcagCAGAGTGGCGGTTCTGCCTCTATAAGGGTCTAGCAGAGACTGTGatcctggaggaggaggaggtgctgagaggggaggtgagggggaggaggagtgaggaagCGACAGTCTCAAGAGGTAGCTGTCGCCCTCGCTGGGTGACAGAGGACACTTCCCCATTGAGGAGCAGCAGTGGCAGAAGCACTGACTcccaggaagagggaggggagtcGGAGGGCTCGCTCTGCCCAGCAGAGGATGCTCTAGCTGGGGGACAGCAGTACTCTAGTCCCCTGCTGCAAAGAGGCCTAGAGCTGGAGCTGCAGGCCTGTATGGCTGAGGAACTTTACCCTCCCATTACCAACCCAGAGGGTGGAACAGACTCCCCACGGCTGACCTCCATCTCCTTCCCCTTCACCCCAGACATGGGGAACCTAAGCCATCACACCTCCAGTGTCAACCCTGCCTCCCCCAACCTTACCCTGGACACCTGCTCTCCAGATGTGTCAGACGGGGATAACTCCAGTCCATACGGAGAGATGGGTACCTTCCTGATGTTCCCAGGCTCCTACAGTgatgatggagagatggaggaggaggaggaggagaggatgatccCGGCCTCTCTGCTTAACTTTCCCCTCCACACCAGCCTCCTCTTTCAAGCAGACTCCATGGAGATCACTCTCTTCCCCACAGAGGAGgggaatgagggaggagagggaaatgaCAGGAACGAAGGGAACAATGTGGATGCATACGCGgccggagaggaggagggggacgtggaggatgatgatgaagatgatgatgatgaggaagaaGTGGAGGCTAAGGTAGAGATAGAGGAGGCTAAGGTAGAAATAGCGATAGAGGAAGAGGTGGATGAAGAGGAGGGTGAGGatgttgaggaagaggaggaggagggtgagggtaAGGCTGTAAATGACCCAGCTGAAGAGGACAACTCGGCCTCCTTCCTTCATTCACTGTCGGAGACTTCCATCAATGAAGGTCTGGATGAGTCCTTCTGTTTTCATGATGACACTGACGACTCACTAGACTCCGCCTCTTATAATGGCGAAGAGGATGAGCGGCTGTACAGCacagagagacatgctgaaccCCCCACAGGACCACCCACAGGACCACCCACAGGACCACCCACAGAACCACACCAAGCCAAACCTCAGCCTGAAACTAGACCAGAGGCCCACAGCACTGAACTGTCCCAGTCCCAGAGCAGACCTAGCCTAATCAATCCCCCAGGAGACAAAGAGCCCCGGCATGAGGATCCTCCAGGACCCAaaccaccacaaccacaacctgCACTTGCACCTGCCCAACTTGCGGAATCAGCCCACCCCAAGTCCTCAAACAGCGGCAGTGGGAGTGAAATGGGGAACTCCTCAGAGTCCTCTGACCCTCCTGTCCCCGCTCCTTCTCAGGAGAGCCCTTCTGTCTCTACCTTTACCCCTAAACCTTCTACAACCCCTTACCCTGCCTCGATTACCCCAAAGACTACCCCTGCTACCATGTCAACCCCTAAAACCAAGCCTGCATCTCTCTCTAACCCCAACACTAACTTTGCTCCTGCCCCAAATGCTAAATCTGCTACAGTCTGTACCACTAACACTAACCCTGCTACAGGCTCAACCCCACAAAATAACTATGCTACTGCCTCCACCCCCAAAACTAACCCTGCTACTGTCTGTACACTTGAAATGAACCCTGCTACGGTCTCTACCCCTAACACTAACAGTGCTCTTGCCCCTAACGCTAAATCTCCTACGGCCTGTACCACTAACACCAACCCTGCTACAGCCTCAACCCCCAAAACTACCCCAGGTACATGCTCTACCCCAAACCCTGTTGCTACTCCTAACACTAACCCTGCTGCTACAATCAAGGAGACAGCGTCCCACAGCAATCCTGTCACCCTGGCAACCCTGCCATCCCATAACAGCCCTGTGAGCCTGGCAACAGAAGCAGGGCAAGCCAAAGCAGCTGCAGAGGAAGTACAGGCTGGTACGGTGAAAGAGGAGGACAAAAGGAGCagtgcaaagagagagaaagacaaacagagcagtggggagagagggagggacaaacagagcggtggggagagaggaaaggacaaaCAGAGcggtggggagagaggaaaggacaaacagagcagtggggagagagggagggacaaacagagcggtggggagagaggaaaggacaaacagagtggtggggagagagggagggacaaagagcggtggggagagaggaaggacaaacagagcagtggggagagagggagggacaaacagagcggtgggagagaggaaaggacaaacagagtggtggggaggagggaaggacaaacagagagtgggggagagggagggcaaACAGAGcggtggggagagaggaaaggacaaacagaggggtgggagagagagaaggatgaacaGAGCACAGAGACTTCAGACGAGgaccacacagaggagacagacagagactcgTTCAAACTACTCATTAAGCCACGCCCCTCTAAGTCAGACACACCCCGGCCTAAACAGAAGAACTCTGAGCCCCGTAAGCCCTCCCACGGGTGTTTGGGGTGGCAGCGGCTTCAATCCGGTCCAAACCGCTTCTGGTGTCAGTGCTGGAACTGGACCAGAAGAATGAGAACAGCAGCGCTGAAGGTGTGGACTCCCATCAGGTCCTTGAAGGGACCACTGCCACAAATGCCCTGAACAAGGGGGTCCTCTGCTCTCGACCCGAAAGAGCCTAACCCCAGCAACATCCCTGTCTCTTCCTGCCCTGAGAGCTCACCTGACCTGGCtgacaacctgtccctgaccctgacatCTGCCCATGTGACCGCCGGGAAACCTGAGGGAGAACACCCTGAGCACTGAGGACGGGGGCCCTGGGGCCTGGGCTCCCTCACACACCCCTGGCTGTCTCTCCCAAGAGGGAGAACTCAGACAgacgcaggagagaggaggggggatgtggGCTGGAGGGCTGATAAGAGGGGGTTAGGAGCAGGGGCTGGGGCCTGGGGGCAGGGAGGCCCAATCTCTTTCTCTGGGGCAGGCCTGTGGGTTGGAGGAACAGAACCTGTTACTGTGTGAGGTGGAAGGGCATGCTGTTGGACAGACAATTGGACAGACGATTCGACAGACACTCTCCGGGGCTGCCCAATGTCGGCACAGACGAGGATGAGGTGGATGATATAATGGGGGACGAAGAAGACAACAACAGCCTGTGTGGTCGGCCAGACAAGATGGCAGATGTTGAGCTTGTGGGAGAGGGAGTGCCAGAGTCCAACCTGTCCAGCTGGAGGTCCATCGAGGAGATATcagaggcaggggaggagaggacggaaGCTCCCAATTCCCAGAGGTGATGATTCAGCAACCTGCAGAGTCACCCGGAAAACAAGGAGGAgcaggaaaacaacaacaatgactCCATGTTCCTATCCTCTGGAATGCCAACCTGTGTGACTCTGAATGCCCTGTCAGAGGAGGTGAGACACACCAGAGCCAGGTGTGAGTCTGAGGGCGTCCCTCTCAAACATACACTCACAGAGGTGAGACCACAGGCTGCTGCAGCCTCCGATAGGCAACAACATCTAACGGACAGCTCAACACACCAATCAGACATAAGACAGGCTTCCTCGTCCATGGAAAGCCCTGGGCGTGTCTCACCACCAGGGGTAAACCACAGACTGTCTCAGACCAGAGCCCTGGTTCAGTAGAGGCAGCATTTCCAGACCCAACAGTACACAGATATTAACCCAGCAGTCAAACAGGCAGACCTTGCTCTATCTCTGCTGGGTGGGGGTTTGGATCCTTCAGCCATAAAATCAGACCAAGCAACTCCAAGTCAGGCAGACTGTTCCAAGAAACTCCCCCCATCAATGAGGAAAGACACAGTAGAGAAGGTCCAAGTTTCCCAAGAAACTTCTCTCTCAGTGGGCAAAGACACAGTAAAGAATGTACAAGTCTCCCAAGAAATTTCCCTATCGGTGGCAAAAACACAGTAGAGAAGGTCCAAGTTTCCCAAGAAACTTCTCCACCAGTGAGCAAAGACACAGTAGAGAAGGTCCACGTTTCCCAAGAAACGTTCCCATCCGCGGGCAAAGACACAGTAGAGAAGGTCGAAGTTTCCCAAGAGACTTCCCCATCAGTGAGCAAAGACACAGTAGAGAAGGTCGAAGTTTCCCAAGAGACTTCCCCATCAGTGAGCAAAGACACAGTGGGAAGGTCCAAGTTTCCCAAGAAACTTCCCTCAATGAGCAAAGACACAGTAGAGAAGTTTCACGTTTCCCAAGAATTTCCCCATCAATGAGCAAAGAGACAGTAGAGAAAGTACAAATTTTCCCAAGAATGTTCCCCATCAGTGAGCAAAAACATAGTAGAAAATGTCCAAGTCCCAAGAAACTTCCCATCAGTGGGCAAATACACAGTAGAGAAGGTCCAAGTACCCAAGAATCGTCCTATCAGTCGGAAAGACACAGTAAGAGAGGTTGAAGTTTCCAAGCAACTTCCCCATCCGTGAGCAAAGACACAGTAGAGAAGGTCCAAGTATCCCAAGAATCGTCCCTATCAGTCGGCAAAGACACAGTAGAGAAGGTCGAAGTTTCCCAAGAAACTTCCCCATCCGTGAGCAAAGACACAGTAGAGAAGGTCCAAGTATCTCAAGAATCGGCCCTATCAGTCGGCAAAGACACAGTAGAGAAGGTCCAAGTTTCCCAAGAAACTTTCCCATCAGTGAGCAAAGACACAGTAGAGAAGGTACAAGCATTCCAAGAATCGGTCCTATTAGAGGGCAAAGACACAATAGAGGAAGTCCACGTTTTTGAAGAAACTTCCCCATCAGTGGGCAACGACACAGTAGAGAAGGTCCAAGTTTCCCAAGAAACTTCCCCATCAGTCAGCAAAGACACAGTAGAGAAGGTCCAAGTCTCCAAAGAATCTTCCCTATCAGTGGGCAAAGATACAGTAGAGAAAGTACAAGTTTCCCAAGAAACTTCCCCATCAGTGAGCAAAGACACAGTAGAGAAGGTCCAAGTTTTCCAAGAAGCTTCCCTATCCCTATCAGTGGGCAAAGACACGGTAGAAAGTGTGAAAAAACTGTGTTCCCAGCCTCAGCCAGAGGAGACAGAGCCACAGACGGTGAGCCAAAGAGAGGGCGGTGGCGGTCAGACGACTGACAGGCACATTGACCAACCAAAGATGAGCGTGGCCTTAGAAGGGCAGGAGAGCAGTGTTTGTATCTCAGGGGAAAGTGAGgttgaggagagagcagaggagagattcTCTCCAACAGAGAGTATTCCAGAACCTGCACAGCGTCAGACACCTGAGGGAGAGCTGAGCACAGAGAAAGCCATCACTCCTCCTcagccagagaggagagggaagcagaggaAGCAGAGCAGAGAC
This region of Salvelinus sp. IW2-2015 linkage group LG6.1, ASM291031v2, whole genome shotgun sequence genomic DNA includes:
- the LOC111964977 gene encoding LOW QUALITY PROTEIN: NAC-alpha domain-containing protein 1 (The sequence of the model RefSeq protein was modified relative to this genomic sequence to represent the inferred CDS: inserted 2 bases in 1 codon; deleted 1 base in 1 codon), with protein sequence MPGESSHRSVPKERHPELGAEQTGLPEPDMTRHASTDSTPSDSGSTPSDSGSSPSPSTPQKLLPSCTSPFGPRLVRATPSSSATPRPQPEGSDRRHSNTIRLSGTFGGHGPCGRRSGPVKMERIKVLMGSEVESDYKEPENMDTRVVMGQEALLKTKKTLTGKCPCVQSSQVIPLPGGQVLEIPNHPSEPQAESGEKAQLDTGQERDNSPLTPKMEQEQERIPVLPISPLLTPLLTPLIPASPPSSEPVTVDVSLTGSLSPLEAGLSPYGEMPFVCAMYAMPSLSEPAYPPAILSFTEPAYAVNPLRVGVPSSLDPDLYYTAPSTPIKMAARPLHLKQRSYPGSPASPLSXNSPSDREDLCSPLTSPSGSYVTAEGGSWTSSTSPCTSPKLLLAEEVQEAPACFVSSLSEIGDDVGEDRGAVGERAEEKGGGAAEWRFCLYKGLAETVILEEEEVLRGEVRGRRSEEATVSRGSCRPRWVTEDTSPLRSSSGRSTDSQEEGGESEGSLCPAEDALAGGQQYSSPLLQRGLELELQACMAEELYPPITNPEGGTDSPRLTSISFPFTPDMGNLSHHTSSVNPASPNLTLDTCSPDVSDGDNSSPYGEMGTFLMFPGSYSDDGEMEEEEEERMIPASLLNFPLHTSLLFQADSMEITLFPTEEGNEGGEGNDRNEGNNVDAYAAGEEEGDVEDDDEDDDDEEEVEAKVEIEEAKVEIAIEEEVDEEEGEDVEEEEEEGEGKAVNDPAEEDNSASFLHSLSETSINEGLDESFCFHDDTDDSLDSASYNGEEDERLYSTERHAEPPTGPPTGPPTGPPTEPHQAKPQPETRPEAHSTELSQSQSRPSLINPPGDKEPRHEDPPGPKPPQPQPALAPAQLAESAHPKSSNSGSGSEMGNSSESSDPPVPAPSQESPSVSTFTPKPSTTPYPASITPKTTPATMSTPKTKPASLSNPNTNFAPAPNAKSATVCTTNTNPATGSTPQNNYATASTPKTNPATVCTLEMNPATVSTPNTNSALAPNAKSPTACTTNTNPATASTPKTTPGTCSTPNPVATPNTNPAATIKETASHSNPVTLATLPSHNSPVSLATEAGQAKAAAEEVQAGTVKEEDKRSSAKREKDKQSSGERGRDKQSGGERGKDKQSGGERGKDKQSSGERGRDKQSGGERGKDKQSGGERGRDKERGGERGKDKQRGGRERRMNRAQRLQTRTTQRRQTETRSNYSLSHAPLSQTHPGLNRRTLSPVSPPTGVWGGSGFNPVQTALVSVLELDQKNENSSAEGVDSHQVLEGTTATNALNKGVXSALDPKEPNPSNIPVSSCPESSPDLADNLSLTLTSAHGMLLDRQLDRRFDRHSPGLPNVGTDEDEVDDIMGDEEDNNSLCGRPDKMADVELVGEGVPESNLSSWRSIEEISEAGEERTEAPNSQRGVSKDTVEKVHVSQETFPSAGKDTVEKVEVSQETSPSVSKDTVEKVEVSQETSPSVSKDTVGRSKFPKKLPSMSKDTSFQATSPSVSKDTVEKVQVSQESSLSVGKDTVEKVEVSQETSPSVSKDTVEKVQVSQESALSVGKDTVEKVQVSQETFPSVSKDTVEKVQAFQESVLLEGKDTIEEVHVFEETSPSVGNDTVEKVQVSQETSPSVSKDTVEKVQVSKESSLSVGKDTVEKVQVSQETSPSVSKDTVEKVQVFQEASLSLSVGKDTVESVKKLCSQPQPEETEPQTVSQREGGGGQTTDRHIDQPKMSVALEGQESSVCISGESEVEERAEERFSPTESIPEPAQRQTPEGELSTEKAITPPQPERRGKQRKQSRDSQLRRQSTSGPGSTDQPQEPALPAKTLADASPPGKQKNKNTRGQKSVADTRQRTPVKGKPEAESERRGENRNVSVAPTPPSPTSLYPITPTLLVNQEVNTEVHQKMLANRPLPGCQTESRKDINDNNVGSGQASSTEQNISSSPPPLPSSSPPHLSFSPHSSSPPPLPSSSPPPLSPSPLSSSPPPSTFTVPPDEDLPTPIQESQPLLTTVQPVTPLLDTQPQSTNVQAASATLSTTPIALPKHPPIPTESVPMSPTPSSFLSPPTLALPSTPSFTQPTQEFLPRLEPPTTMPVLDIRRQVQPQPQPQPQPQPNILTEPNRQVKTGQSQSPQDRDGMDTDSDDDDTAVPLRRHMTQPWGIVGNPSHKESGSSNQREVLLHSSCQPTERQTDCPISHKNSQELDLSFKYNLGSCNESESEGSVPELEEPERVPLRSSEPQPISPADEGINRPKQSRSEKKARKAMGKLGLRPVHGVTRITIRKSKSILFVISRPDVFKSPASDIYIVFGEAKIEDLSQQVHKAAAEKFKVPVEASPLVPPAPPSLTIKEESEEEEVDEGGLEQRDIELVMAQANVSRSKAVRALRHNTNDIVNAIMELTM